TTGTTTCCACCTTGGAGACTCAGGGAAAGCATGCTTCTGACAACCTGAGTACAAGTCCTCCCAATATCATTTATACAAAAAAGCCAACTACATTGATTACAATTGATGGAGACCCGATTGTCAAGGAAGACAAAGACCTTGACACAGAGAGGGTGGTCAATACCCCATTCTTTATTATTAAAAGTAAGTCAGACAACAAGTTTTATATATATGGAGGTGGTTATTGGTACAATGGAACTTCAGTAAAAGACAATTGGCAATATGTATCCAAGCTGCCAAAAGACATCTCAAAAATAGACAAGGAAATAAAGAAACAAGAGAAGGAAAATAGTGAAAATGTACCTGAAAAAGCCGCCTCTCCACCTGCCATTATCATTACGACTACTCCTGCCGAACTGATTCAGTCGGAAGGGGAAGCGGACTTTGCGACTGTTGAAGGTTCTGGATTGCTTTACATGACCAACTCAAAAGAAGATATTTTTATGGATATCAACTCCCAGCAATACTATGTGCTACTTTCGGGAAGGTGGTATCGCAACAGTAGCCTCGAGACAGGAAATTGGGACTATATCTCTTCTGATCAATTACCTGAGTCCTTTAGTAAAATCCCTGAAGGTTCAGACAAGGATAATGTTTTGGCAAACGTAGCAGGAACAGATGCCGCCAATGAAGCCAAACTGGACGCACAGATTCCTCAGACTGCAAAGGTCGATAGAAACTCCACTGATTGTAATGTCACTTATGATGGCTCTCCTAAATTTGAGAAAATAGATGGAACCAGTATGGAAGTTGCGGTCAACACATCCAGTACTGTACTGAAAGCAAACGGAAAATACTACTGCGTGGAAAATGGGGTATGGTTTGTCAGCAAGAAAGCGACAGGCCCTTGGAAGGTATCTACGGAGCGTCCTTCAGAAGTAGAAAAGATTCCGCCCGAAAACCAGGCTTATAATACCAAATACGTTTATGTCTACGATGTAACACCTGAATATATCTATATGGGATATACGCCTGGGTACCTTGGAACGTACGTTTACGGTCCTACCGTAGTCTATGGAACAGGATACTACTACCGTCCTTGGTATGGCACTTACTATTACCCACGACCATGTACATGGGGGTTTGGCATGCACTACAACCCTTGGTCAGGATGGAGCATGAATTTCGGTTTCAGCTCTGGATGGTTCTCCTTTGGGATGAGCTTTGGAGGCAGTTCCTATTACCACAGACCTGGCGGATGGTGGGGGCCTCCAGTCTATAGACCACCATACCGACCTCCTTACCGTGGTGGTTACTATTCTCATGGTGGCAGACCGAATTACAACAGAGTGACCAACAATCGCATTTCGGGCAATCAAATCAATATTGACAATTCCAAAAATGTCAATATCAACGTCAATAACAATCAGACCAATAACCTCTATAACTTCAGAAAGGATGCTAAGACAAAAGACATCAACTTATCATCCAACAAAAACCTGAACCGAAATAACCTTTCGCAAAATCAGAAAAACCAAATCAACAATGCCCGCAACAAGGTTGACAATATGACTCCTGAGCAGAAACAGCAAGCTCAGAATAAAGCGAACAATACCAGAAATAAAATTGAAAACGCAACACCCCAACAAAAGCAACAGGCTCGAGACAAGGTCAATAATGCCTCCAAGAATATGTCTGCTGAACAAAAGGCACAACTCAACAATGCCAAACAAAGAGCCAATAATGTTTATACCGATAAGCAGGGTAATGTTTTCAAGCGGGAAAACAATGGAGATTGGAAAAGCAGGTCATCTGGCAACAATTGGCAATCTGCGGGAAACAACCAAAACCTCAACAATATAAAGCGGGAAGCACAACAAAGAAGCCGCAGTACGGAAAGGGTCAATAACTTTCAAAGATCCAACAATGGCTTTCGAGGCAGTGGTGGAGCAGGTAATTTCAGAGGAGGTGGCAACTTCCGAGGCAGACGATAACACAATAAAAAAGGAGGGCTTTGAACCCTCCTTTTTCTTTTCATATCAATCATACGTTACTTTTTCGCCCTCTTATCTTTTTCACTCCCCATACAATTAGCCAAATACCACCTGCCAAGACCAAAAAGGTAATCACCCCCAAGGCAATCATTAATGGGGGAGAAAATACAGCCCCTATCGCTGCCAATGCCATTCCCGTAGAAGAGCCATTTTCTATTGTAGAAACACCAATATTCCCCAATCCGCCAGTCATGGCAGTGGAAGCTCCTCTTGCCACAGTTGTGGCTGCCTGTGTAATACCTGCCGCACCACCTCCAGCAATTATTGCCAGCGTCCACTTAAAAAACGGACTGATATCACCAAGTGTGGAAGCTGTCAAGACAGTACCCGCCACCACTGCAGCAGGTCCTGCTATAGTATCTACTAGGTTATCTACTGCTGGGATATAATACACCAGCACCTCTACAATAGAAGCAGTCAAGAAACAGCCAAAAGCCAACCAGGTATCCATCCAGCTAAAACTCTCAGACAAGTCTATAATATTGAAATTGGCAGCTGCACTCACCGCCAACAATGGGAGAAATACCCGAAAGCCACTGGCGGCACTTAAACCAACTCCCGTAATGATACCGAATAAAAGGTCACTTACTTCCATAAAATACTATGAGTTAACTTATTGGATCAAAATCTAAAATAAACAAATCAGGCTGTTACCATAATGATTAAACTCACTGTATTAGTTCTCTTGATTTATGAGAAAGAAAAGAAATTGGCAAAACCTTATTCTTTGGCAATGAAAATAGCAATTAGAATAAAAACTACGCTTTTATCTTTATTTTAACATCCTTATTATTAAAACTAAGTTTACAGATAAGTGCCCCTGAATTATGAATAAATTAATCGGCTTGTCACTCTTATTCATCACATCATGTTCTGAACAGGAAATGAGAGAACAGACAACCAACCAAAAAGAAGAAATTGTGGAGCAGGACAAAACAGTCTCTATAGATGTTGCTAAAAGCAGTTTAACATTTGAAGAACTTCAAGACTCTTTAAGGCTTCAGCTTCTCAAATCAAAACCTAACAACAACCTAAAAGCTGGTTTCCTTCAGGAGTTTTACATTCGTGGACTTGTCAGACAAGAGGGAAATAAAATAGTATTTGAGTTACCATTCGATCTCCACAGCTTTGATTGTGGCGCTCCTGATTGCTATTTAACTGATATAACATTTAGTATTCCAGCAACAGAACCTATCTCCTTTCCTCAAAAAGTAGAGTTTTCGCTATCAGAATATGGATGTGGCATAGATCAAGAAACCTCAATCAATGGAATATTTGAACGAGTTGAAAGCACTTCCAACTATGTTAACTACTACACCAAGGAAACTAAGAGTAATTTGGCAATTGATGGGAATACAAGGCAAGTATATTATTTCACTGATGTAGAACCAAATTCAACCAAAGTGGACTCCATCGATAAAATACTTGAGAGGTACAATGAAGAAGATCCAAACGCCATTGTTCCTTACAGATCAACAGTAATGACTTCCAATGAATATGAACGGTTTCTAAAAACAGAATAAACTTACAACTACGTACATGTTAGTTTACAGCATTTATGCTATAACTTTTAGGTTGTATTTATTTTCAAAAAATAGATCTAAGAACTGTTTTACTAGCGCTCAATAAGCTTGTCCCTAATAGGAAAACAAAGAAGCTATAATATATTTAAAAATCAGCCCTTAACTTCATACAGTTCAATAAACAAACCTATCAAACCACACGACAAAATTACAACATAAGACACCCAATCAAATAATTCATTTTCATCCACAAACAAGATCATCTTTGAAATTGAATAAAATATCAATAAAAAATTTATTATATAAATAAATACTTTTTTAACCATACCAATAAAATCAGCAAAATATCGAACTCTAAAATTTAGACATCAACAGCATTCTAACCTCAGATTAAATTACTGCAAAAACTAAACATTCACAGCAATCTAACTACTAAAGTTTTATCAAAATAAAAATGTGAAACGAATATCCGTTTATGAAAAGTGTGTTAGAGCTTTCAAGAAGCATAGCCTTTTACAAAAAAATCTAATCCAGTTGATATAGAAAAGGCTGAATCTTTTAACAGTTCAGCCTTTATTATTTCTATTCTTCCTCCATCAACAGCTTCAACACTTTCTTCGCCGCTGCCGGAATCTTAGTTCCCGGACCAAAGATTTCTGCTACGCCTGCCTTATACAGGAAATCATAATCTTGCGGAGGGATGACACCACCTGCAAATACCACAATATCTTCCCTACCCAGTTTCTTGAGTTCTGCAATCAACTGCGGTACAAGGGTCTTGTGCCCTGCTGCCAAACTGGAAGCACCAACTGCATGGACATCGTTTTCCGCTGCCTGCAAGGCAATTTCCTGTGGGGTCTGGAACAATGCGCTGACATCCACATCAAAACCGAGGTCTGCAAAACTGGTCGCCACTACCTTAGCTCCTCGATCATGTCCGTCCTGTCCCATCTTGGCAATCATTACCCTTGGGCGTCTGCCTTCCAATTGGGCAAACTCATCTGCCAAGGCTTTGGCTTCTGTAAATTCCTTATCCTGCTTGGCTTCGTGAGAATATACTCCCGATACTGATCGGATAACAGCTTTGTGCCTGCCGAAGGCAGTTTCCATAGCATCTGATATTTCTCCCAAAGTGGCTCTGTTTCGGGCTGCTTCCACTGCCAATGCCAACAGGTTTCCTTCGCCTGTTTTGGCGGCTTCTTCTATGGCTTTTAGCGAAGCTATTACCGCTTCCTGATTTCTGTCTGCCTTCAGTTTTCTTAGTCGCTCTAGCTGCGCATTTCTTACAGCAGTGTTGTCCACTTCCAGTACATCAAAGTCAGGGACTTCATCTGTCTGGAATTTATTGACCCCTACAATGGTATCTTTCCCTGAATCGATTCTTGCCTGCTTACGTGCTGCCGCTTCCTCAATCCGCATCTTTGGCACACCAGTTTCTATGGCTTTTGCCATACCGCCCAGTTCTTCGACCTCCTGAATCAGTTTCCACGCTTTCTGCGCAATCTGGTCAGTCAGGTATTCCACATAATAAGAACCGGCCCAAGGGTCTACAACCTTGCAGACATTGGTTTCATCCTGTAAATAAAGTTGGGTATTACGAGCAATTCTTGCCGAGAAGTCTGTCGGCAGTGCGATTGCCTCATCCAAAGCATTGGTATGCAACGATTGGGTATGTCCCAAAGCAGCTGCCAATGCTTCCACACAGGTACGGGCTACGTTGTTGTAAGGATCCTGCTCACTCAAACTCCAACCGGAAGTTTGTGAGTGAGTACGCAGTGCCATGGATTTCGGGTTTTTCGGATCAAACTGTTTCACCAGTTTTGCCCAAAGCATCCTTCCTGCACGCATCTTGGCAATTTCCATAAAATGGTTCATGCCAATTCCCCAAAAGAAAGAAAGACGGGGTGCAAACTCATCGATTTTCAGTCCTGATTCCAGACCTGTACGGATATACTCCAAGCCATCTGCTAAGGTATAGGCAAGCTCAATATCAGCTGTAGCACCTGCTTCTTGCATATGGTAACCTGAGATGGAAATGGAGTTGAATTTCGGCATATGCTCCGCTGTATAGGCGAAGATATCCCCGATAATCCTCATGGAAGGTTTCGGTGGATAGATATAGGTATTACGAACCATAAATTCCTTCAGGATATCATTCTGGATAGTTCCGCTCAGTTTTTCTTTGGAAACACCCTGTTCTTCCGCTGCCACAATGTAGAAAGCCATAATCGGAATCACGGCACCATTCATGGTCATCGACACAGACATCTTGTCCAGTGGAATCTGGTCAAACAGGATTTTCATATCCAAAATGGAATCGATGGCCACGCCTGCCTTTCCGACATCCCCTTCTACCCTTGGATGATCTGAGTCATATCCACGGTGTGTTGCCAAGTCAAAGGCTACAGAAAGTCCTTTCTGCCCTGCCGCCAGATTTCGTCTGTAAAAAGCGTTGGATTCTTCTGCTGTCGAAAAACCCGCATACTGACGTATCGTCCAAGGACGTGAAGCGTACATGGTCGAGTAAGGACCTCTAAGGTATGGTGGCAAGCCTGCGGCAAAATGAAGGTGTTCCGCCTCTTTCAAATCCTCTGATGAGAAAGTCGGCTTTACTTCAATACCTTCTGCAGTTTGCCATGTATTAAGCTGTTTCAGGTCTGCATTTTCTGCCAGTTCCTGAATTCTGAATTTATCTGCTGATAGTGTTGAAAAATCGGGACGCATAGTTGAATCGGTTCTAGGTTAGAAAAGTTTACGCTGAAAGTCTGACAATACTGAGATGGCATCGGATTTCAGATGGACAAATTCATCCACGCCTGCCTCTTCCAACTTGCTCGCAAATGACTCGGCAAAACCTGCCACTACAACCTGCTTATCTGTAGCTTCACGCTTCAGTTGCTGTATAAATGACTCACTCTCTGCCTCATAATCCTCATCGGCAGCACACATGACTACAATATCCGCATCGGAGGTGATACTTTCTTTGGCGGCCTGTTCTGACGAATCAAACATCTTTTCTTCTACTGCAAAACCTGCAATACCAAAAAACTCTCCAGCAAATGCAGCCCTCGCTTTACGCATGGTGACATTACCAAAAAGTGCCAGCAATACTTTTGGTCTTTTCTTTCCTGCTTCTACATTGCGATCTGTCTCCAATCTCAACGTCTCAAAACAACTAGCAGCCCGCTGTGGCTTCAGCAACTCAAACGCTACATCTGACACTTCTGTTGATTGTGCTTTGTTTGAGGTGATAACTTCTCCTGTATTTGGATAGCGGTTGGTTCCTACCAAAACCTGCTTTCGTCTTTTGATCTGCGTTTCTTTTTGCTTTCTGATTACCGCAATCTGCTGCTGGATTTCGCCTGCTGTAAAGCTTTTGATAAACCCACCCGCTTCTTCAGTTTGCTTGAAAAGCGTCAAGGCTTTCTCTGCTAAGGTATGCGTCAGGTAATCCAAATAATAAGACCCTGCCGCAGGATCTACTACCTTATCCAGATATGATTCCTCTTTGAGCAGGTGAGAAATATTGAGGGCAATCCTTCTTGAGAAAGAAGAATCCTTTTCAAAAGAGCTATTATGTGGCGCAACATACAAGGCATTGACCCCACCCAAGATGGCTGCCATACTTTCAGTGGCATTGCGAAGCATATTCACATAAGGATCATAGAGTGTTTTTGACCATACAGATGATACGCCCATCAGGAAAATATCCTGAATTGGCAATGTCACCTGATATGCTCCCATCAACTCAAACAGTAATACCCTTGCTGCCCTAAACTTCGCCATCTCCTGAAAGTAGTCACTACCTACTCCCATCAAAACCGCTACATTTTCAAAAACATGTTGTGCTGTAAGTCCCTTGTCTGTCAGGTGATCAATATAGTCTGTAAGGCTATTCAGCATCAATGCCAACTCCTGTACATGGCTAGCACCCGCATCCGTAAAGTGCTGACTACTGATTGCCAATACTCTAAAACCTGCCAAGTCAGCCGTCAAGCGAATGGCTTCTGCCATATCACCCAGTTCACTTTCATCCCACTGTCCAGTAAGGGTCAATCTAGCAATTGGGTCCTGCATCAGGTAACCTTTTACCTGATCCAATGGCACTTGTGAATCTTTCAGGTAGGATAGGTATTCCTTCAACAGTACCAATGGGGCTTCACAATTCTCAAATGCAATTGAACAAATCGTCAGGTCTATGTCTTTCAACAAGGAGTTGAATTCTATATCCTGACCATTCAGGTTAAATATCACACCATCGGCACCTCTTTCGAGCGCTTCCAAGGCATCTGCATTTGCCTGAGATATTCCTGAGATATTTATTTTGGTATAATTCACCCATTCCCTTGCTCCCTCATTGTAAAAGGCGGGTTTGGGAAATGCCTCTTTCAGACGATCCAAATAAGGTGAGTTGATTTTATCTTCTTCCGTATAAAATGGCTTTACTGAAATGCCATTTTCTGTTTCCCACGTAAGCCTTGCCAGTTGCTCCTCCCCTTTCAGGTCTGCCACTGCCTTGCTTATCCACTCTTCTTTTGAGACGGATGAGAATTCATCAAAAAGTTTTTCTTTCATATTGAAAGCACGTTTGTTTAGGCAATACTGCCTTATATGGTTGGTTATTGGTTAGATATAATTTTATAGAGACAAGACATGTCTTGCATCAACTGGCTTGCTATTTCTGCTTGTCTTCACAGAATTCGGTTAGTACCCCAAAGGTTGATTTTGGGTGCAAAAAACCGATATGCAGCCCTTCAGCACCTTTTCTGGGTTGCTCATCTATCAGCCTGACGCCTTTATCATGGGCTTCCTCAGGCTTTTTTCTATGTCATTTACTGCAAATGCCAAATGGTGAATCCCTTCCCCTTTTTTCTCAATAAATTTACCGACAGGACCGTCGTCTGAAGTTGATTCGAGTAGTTCAATTTTGGTCTGACCAACCTGAAAAAAAGCTGTTTTCACTTGCTGGTCCTTCACTTCCTCAATGGCATAGCACTTCAATCCAAGCACCTCTTCGTAGTAGCGGATACTTTCTTCCAAGTTCTTTACAGCAATGCCAATGTGTTCGATATGTGAAATGTTCATGTTTATTGGTAGTTGTTGTTTATGCAAATTTTGCATTCGGTAATCGTAATACCAGATAAAGTGAATAGCAGATACCATCCTTCAATACTGATTTACTTTCAACGCCAATATATAAACTTCCTAAGATTGAATTAAAGGGTATGTAGATTATCTAACTTATTTTTGAGGCTTTTAGGGCTTTCTTACTAGTGGATTAACCTTTTTTCCATTATGACATAATCCAATCCCCCTTTACTGAACTGGTTTCTCGTTTCTTTCAAACCAAATCGATTGTAAAAAGTAGTTTTATTTGCCCTTGCATTGCACCAAACCCTTGTCACACCCAATTCAGCTACAGCATCCATCAAATGCGTCAACAGTTTTGAACCATAACCTTTCCCCTGCTCTTCCTCCAAAGTGGCAAACTTGCGGAATTGTGCTTCCCCGTTTTCTACAAAAAGCGACACAATGGAAACCAGCTTACCTTCCACCTCCAAACCAAAATGCATCCCTTTTTTATCCTCATCAAGCTTTACATAATCTATTGGTTTATCAGGCCACATTACTTGGTGCCTGATCTGCCAGGTTTGACTTGCCTCTATTTCCTTTAGAATAATTTGCTTCTCCATTGGTTTTCAAGTTTAAATTTTCACATCCAAAAACTTTTTCAGGACAGCTGAGTCTGCATTCTTTTTCCAGATAAAGAATACTTTCCGAGTAAATTTCCTGTCAGAAATAGGTACAAAGCTGATACCGGGGTAGTCCACTCCAATATCAGGCACCAGTGAAACTCCTATACTTGATGCAACCAATGCTTTTGTTGTCTCATCTCTTTTTGCACTGAAAACTACTTTAGGATTAATCCCCTCATCATCAAAAGCCTTTTTCACTTCATTATACAGCGAGCAACTTTTTCGCTCAATAAAGTCAATACCCTGAAGCTCCTTGAAGCAGACTTTACTTTTCTGTGCCATATGGTGGTTTTCAGGAACAGCCAACGCCAACTTATCCTGCCTAATAAGCTTATAGGCATATTGCTCTGTATCTGTAGGAGGCATTTTTTGGAAAAAGCCCTCTACCTCCTGTGTCCTTAGCTGCTGATACAGCTCTTTCTGAGGCAACTCAAATACCTGCACCTGACAGTTCGGGTAAAGCCCTTGAAAAGTTTTAAAATACGGCACAAGCGTCTGAAAGTCCACTTCATCACTGATCCCAATATGAAAAGGCTTTGCCTCATCAACTGAAAATGTGGATTCCATAGATGCCCAGATTGCCAACAATTGCTTGGCTTTAGGTAACAGGATCTTTCCTTCCTCTGTTAAATGCACAAGCTTATTATCCCGATAGAAAAGTTGACAATTCAGCTGTTCTTCCAGCTTTTTAATCCCAGTTGAGAAGGTCGACTGCACAACATGTACCTGCTGGGCTGCCTTAGTAAAGTTCCCTGTCTCAGATAGCGCCACGAAGTATTTGACAAACTGAAGGTTCATGCCATCTAAAATTACGATTAAACCTATTGAATTATTCTATTTTTACGATACAAAAATACCACTTTAATTTGCATCAACAAAAACGATTGATAAACAACCAACAATCGATTATCTACAATGCAATTTAATAATAGAGACATGAAGAAGGTATTAATCATCAATGGACATCAATACTACCCATTTTCTGAAGGCAAACTGAATGCTGCCCTAGTGGATATCACAAAAGAGGTACTCACAACAAAAGGGTATGAGATCAAAGAAGTCAATATGAAAGATGAGTACAATGTGGAAGAAGAAGTTGAAAAGCACCTTTGGGCTGACATTGTAATCCTTCAGACACCAATTAACTGGATGGGTATTACTTGGAGCTTCAAAAAATATATGGACGAGGTTTATACCACTGGCATGTTTGGACAACTTTGTAACGGTGATGGCAGAAGTGAGGCAGCTCCCAAAAAGAATTATGGTACAGGTGGATTGCTGACTGATTCTAAATATATGATGTCTGTCACATTCAATGCACCAAGTGAAGCATTCGACAATGAAGATGAGTACCTTTTTGGAGGTAAAGGAGTAGACAACCTGTTGTTTCCTCAACATATGAACTTCAGGTTCTTTGGGATGAAACCACTACCAACCTTTGCCTGTTTTGATGTTATGAAGAACCCTGACATTGAAAACGACTTCAAGCGATTCAGGGAGCACCTTGAACAAAACGTCTAATTCATGCTTACCAAAGTAAGATACTCTGTCAAAGATATGACACTCTGGACCCGATGGGAAACATCGGGTTTCATTGCTTATTCCTTTCTGGCAGTTTTCCTGTATGAAGAACTCGAACTAACCTTCCTTGCTGTTCCTTGGACACCCATTGCACTGGTCGGTACAGCAGTAGCTTTTATTCTGGGTTTCCAAAACAGTGCTGCCTACGGAAGAATCTGGGAAGCCCGCAAGGTATGGGGAGGGATCGTGAACACTTCCAGAACTTGGGGAATGAAAACCAAGGACATGGTCACGAATGAGTATGCCACTGAACCCGAAACAGAAGCTGAACTAAAAGAGCAAAAACGCATCTTGGTATATCGGCATATCGCTTGGCTGACAACTTTGAGATATGCCATGAGGCAGAGAAAAAAATGGGAAACCTTTGATAACCATTTCACCAACAGAGAATGGTCCAATGCTATTCACATTCCTGAAAAGGTTTTACCTATAGAAGAAGCCCTTTTCCCTTATCTCAGTCCTGAGGAACTTCGCTACACAATGGACAAAAACAATAAGTCCACTACACTTCTTTACCTGCAATCCAATCATCTTAGGGAGCTCAAAGAAAAAGGGCTGATCTGGGAATTCTCATTTCTCGAACTCGAAAACCTTTTGCAGGAATTCCTCACCTTTCAAGGGCAATCCGAAAGAATCAAAAACTTCCCATATCCCCGTCAATACGCTACGCTCTCGTATATCTTTGTAATGATTTTCATTATCCTTTTACCATTCGGCATTGTCCCTGAATTCTCAAAAATCGCTACATCACTGACAGATAATTTCCCTCGTATCAGCGAAGTATTCACATGGCTGGCAATCCCCTTCTGCACCATCGTTTCATGGGTTTTTCACACCATGCAAAGAATCGGAGTGGTGGGAGAAAACCCATTTGAAGGGACTGCCAATGACGTCCCTATCTCCACCATTTCAAGGGGAATTGAGATTGACCTCCGCCAACTGCTGGATGAAGAAAAAAGCAGCATTCCTAAACAGTTTCCTGAAAACAAAAATGTCCAGATGTAAAACTGCGTTTCAAAAGCTATGATAGTGATAAATAAGGGGCTATTTTTGAATGGAGTCCATATGGTTGACGAATTCGTTTTTTTAGCTAACCTATAAATTACACTAACACATAAATGAAACAAAGAAGAAGGAAAAGACTGACAGCAGACGAATATGCACAAGGGATACTTGCTGGTGACAGGATTATCCTGAGCAGGGCAATTACACTAATAGAAAGTGCTTTGCCCGAAGACAATGAACTGGCAGAAACAGTATTGGAGAAAGTGCTTCCACAAACAGGTAATTCCTTACGGATTGGTATCACAGGTGTTCCTGGAGTAGGTAAAAGTACCTTTATAGAGTCATTTGGCAAGCAGCTTACTTCAATAGGTAAAAAAGTGGCTGTACTGACAGTTGATCCTAGCAGCCAACTGTCCAAAGGAAGTATTCTGGGGGACAAAACCCGCATGGAAGAACTGGCTCATGACCCTTTGGCTTATATCCGCCCATCAGCTTCAGGCTCTGCATTGGGCGGTGTCAATGCGAAAACCCGAGAGAGTATGTTACTTTGCGAAGCTGCTGGTTTTGAGGCGATCATTATTGAGACTGTAGGGGTCGGGCAATCGGAAACAACAGTACATGGCTTGGTGGACTTCTTCCTCCTGCTGATGCTTGCAGGTGCTGGA
This portion of the Limibacter armeniacum genome encodes:
- the meaB gene encoding methylmalonyl Co-A mutase-associated GTPase MeaB, translating into MKQRRRKRLTADEYAQGILAGDRIILSRAITLIESALPEDNELAETVLEKVLPQTGNSLRIGITGVPGVGKSTFIESFGKQLTSIGKKVAVLTVDPSSQLSKGSILGDKTRMEELAHDPLAYIRPSASGSALGGVNAKTRESMLLCEAAGFEAIIIETVGVGQSETTVHGLVDFFLLLMLAGAGDELQGIKRGIMEMADTIAITKADGDNLKQSKMAQREYKNALHLFPPSETEWYPKVLTCSSLEKTGLDKIWETIVEYESHMKTKGFFNRKRQKQNLNWMHETIHQQLEQRFYHHPAVNKQMSTMEQDVMNGEQVAIKAAKQLLELYFKS